From one Lycium barbarum isolate Lr01 chromosome 6, ASM1917538v2, whole genome shotgun sequence genomic stretch:
- the LOC132599011 gene encoding scopoletin glucosyltransferase-like, translated as MTSKHDRYTPPLQLLFFLSSSADKAFLFSLSFSLATMDRKTDKLHIYFLPMMAPGHMIPLVDIARQFARHGVKVTVITTPLNASKFSKTIQRDRELGSDISIRTTEFPCKEAGLPEGCENIASTTSTLMYLNFIKGLSLFQKPIEQFLEEDHPDCLIAAPQFSWAVDVAAKLGIPRLFFNGAGFFPLCALHSLMEHKPHLKVESETEEFIIPGLPDTIKMSRQQIPDHLKDETESVITEMVRAIMGAEMTSYGAIVNSFYELEPNYVKHYREAEGRKAWHVGPVSLCDKDNEDKAQRGQDTSLYEQQCLDWLNTKEPKSVIYICFGSMAVFSSAQLLEIAMALEASDQKFIWAVTQTTINDEQNEWMPEGFEEKLKGRGLMIKGWAPQVLILDHEAIGGFVTHCGWNSLLEGITAGVPMVTWPLSAEQFFNEKLPTQILKIGVPVGAQAWSHRTDSTVPIKREQIQIAVTKMMVGQEAEEMRSRAAALGKLAKRAVEKGGSSDNSLISLLEELRKRKSSSN; from the coding sequence ATGACGAGCAAACACGACAGATACACACCACCTCTTCAGCTGTTGTTCTTTTTAAGTTCTTCAGCTGATAAAGCCTTTTTGTTTTCCTTATCTTTTTCCTTGGCTACCATGGATAGAAAAACTGATAAACTTCACATATACTTTCTGCCTATGATGGCTCCTGGCCACATGATACCACTAGTAGACATAGCTAGACAATTTGCTAGGCATGGGGTGAAGGTAACCGTTATCACGACTCCTCTAAACGCATCTAAATTCTCCAAAACAATCCAAAGAGACAGAGAGCTTGGCAGTGATATTAGCATCCGTACAACGGAGTTCCCTTGCAAAGAAGCTGGATTGCCAGAGGGATGTGAAAACATAGCTTCTACTACTAGCACACTAATGTATCTGAATTTCATCAAGGGCTTATCACTGTTTCAAAAACCAATTGAACAGTTCCTGGAGGAAGACCATCCAGATTGTCTAATAGCAGCCCCTCAATTTTCATGGGCTGTTGATGTTGCAGCCAAGCTGGGGATTCCAAGGCTATTTTTCAACGGCGCTGGTTTTTTCCCTCTTTGTGCTTTACACAGTTTGATGGAGCACAAACCTCATTTGAAGGTTGAATCTGAGACGGAAGAGTTCATCATCCCTGGCCTTCCTGATACAATAAAGATGTCAAGACAACAAATTCCAGACCATTTAAAGGATGAAACAGAAAGCGTAATAACTGAAATGGTTAGAGCTATTATGGGAGCAGAAATGACTAGCTATGGAGCTATTGTAAACAGCTTTTATGAGCTGGAGCCAAATTATGTAAAACACTACAGGGAAGCAGAAGGGAGAAAAGCATGGCACGTCGGTCCAGTTTCACTCTGCGACAAAGACAATGAAGATAAAGCCCAAAGAGGCCAAGACACCTCCCTTTATGAGCAACAGTGTTTGGATTGGCTCAATACCAAGGAACCAAAATCAGTCATTTATATATGTTTCGGCAGTATGGCAGTCTTTTCGTCGGCTCAATTGCTCGAGATAGCAATGGCTCTTGAAGCTTCAGACCAGAAGTTTATCTGGGCGGTGACGCAAACTACAATCAATGATGAGCAGAATGAGTGGATGCCAGAAGGATTTGAGGAAAAGCTGAAGGGACGAGGTTTGATGATAAAAGGATGGGCACCCCAGGTGTTGATCCTTGATCATGAAGCCATTGGTGGTTTTGTGACTCACTGCGGATGGAACTCATTGCTAGAGGGAATAACTGCTGGAGTTCCAATGGTTACATGGCCACTGTCAGCGGAGCAATTTTTTAATGAAAAGCTCCCCACACAGATTTTGAAGATTGGAGTCCCAGTAGGTGCTCAGGCCTGGTCTCACAGAACAGATAGCACTGTCCCAATAAAAAGGGAACaaatccagatagcagtgaccaAAATGATGGTTGGTCAGGAAGCTGAGGAGATGAGAAGCCGTGCAGCTGCCTTAGGAAAATTGGCTAAAAGGGCTGTGGAGAAAGGTGGATCGTCTGACAACAGTTTGATTTCCTTACTAGAAGAATTGAGGAAGAGGAAAAGCAGCTCCAACTGA